A window of the Tenebrio molitor chromosome 1, icTenMoli1.1, whole genome shotgun sequence genome harbors these coding sequences:
- the LOC138132737 gene encoding luciferin 4-monooxygenase-like isoform X1, producing MVMLKGKLDNIIMSDDYVITTGDLKIEATECLGVTMFKHMKKHKDNVAQIDAQTGEKDTYNDLLRRSVRTALHMADKNITRDHIVTLCTHNHMNCVVPYIATQFLGARIASIDPSFSPQEMTHLLKQVQPKILFVIPQSAATIEKILQDISLDSEIVVFGTSTKHTEFSHFVRPHEKEEEFQPVEVENLKDTAAVYFSSGTTGLPKGICINHYSFVNQLVNAMHTENPDYDYMMQQAQRVSFPLTTLGYTSLYWISAGAMLLTSILSGYCRLVCPNFDAKEVWNLIHKYKPVLLTLTAIQAMEMLDEGRPRDVDVKSILSVIVIGSGIPTEYALKLKEQLPDADLSRGYGQTEVCGPLALFRANDRLHRPLMQKPEKIDSVGLPVAGVSYKVVDIDTEKNLGPHQRGELRIKSKFIMNGYFNADSSESFDEDGWLKTGDIVYYDEDCCFYVVDRIKEAFKYQGWFIAPLVLENELLKHPAVKLAVVIGVPKDDGYHPMGLVVVREGFDVSEEEIEKFVEERVPERQRLRAGVKFIKSVPMTVTGKVKRREIRQMVLEGRCE from the exons ATGGTAATGTTGAAAGGCAAGTTAG ATAATATTATCATGTCTGATGACTATGTCATCACGACAGGAGATCTAAAAATCGAAGCAACTGAATGCCTCGGTGTCACCATGTTTAAACACATGAAGAAGCACAAAGACAACGTAGCTCAG ataGACGCCCAAACAGGAGAAAAAGACACTTACAACGACCTTCTACGACGCTCCGTCAGAACAGCGTTGCATATGGCGGACAAGAACATAACTCGAGATCATATCGTCACTTTGTGCACTCACAACCACATGAACTGCGTAGTTCCTTACATAGCTACACAATTCCTCGGCGCCAGAATAGCCTCCATTGACCCATCGTTCTCACCACAGGAGATGACCCACTTGTTAAAACAAGTCCAGCCAAAGATTTTGTTTGTGATCCCCCAGTCAGCAGCCACGATTGAGAAGATTCTCCAAGACATTTCTTTAGATTCTGAAATTGTGGTCTTCGGAACCAGCACCAAACACACAGAATTTTCGCATTTTGTCAGACCTCACGAAAAAGAAGAAGAGTTCCAACCTGTCGAAGTGGAAAACTTGAAAGACACAGCTGCCGTGTATTTCAGTAGCGGGACAACTGGCTTGCCGAAGGGTATCTGCATAAATCACTACTCCTTTGTCAATCAACTTGTCAACGCCATGCACACAGAAAATCCAGATTACGACTACATGATGCAGCAAGCACAACGAGTGTCGTTTCCGTTGACAACACTGGGTTACACTTCTCTGTATTGGATATCAGCGGGAGCCATGTTGCTTACTAGCATCCTCAGCGGTTACTGTCGCTTGGTTTGTCCAAATTTCGATGCAAAAGAAGTGTGGAATCTGATCCACAAATACAAACCAGTTCTTCTAACGCTGACCGCCATCCAGGCTATGGAGATGCTTGACGAAGGGCGTCCGCGAGACGTCGACGTCAAAAGCATTCTCAGTGTGATTGTGATAGGATCGGGAATTCCCACAGAATACGCTTTGAAACTGAAAGAACAACTCCCAGATGCCGACTTGTCTAGAGGATATGGACAAACTGAAGTGTGTGGACCTCTGGCCTTGTTCAGAGCCAACGATCGGCTCCACAGGCCGCTCATGCAAAAACCTGAAAAAATCGACTCGGTTGGTCTCCCGGTCGCCGGAGTATCCTACAAG GTTGTCGACATTGACACCGAGAAGAACTTGGGGCCACACCAGCGCGGAGAGCTCCGCATCAAATCGAAATTCATCATGAACGGCTACTTCAACGCAGATTCTTCAGAATCGTTCGACGAAGATGGGTGGTTGAAGACGGGAGATATTGTCTACTACGACGAAGACTGCTGTTTCTACGTGGTGGACAGAATTAAAGAGGCTTTCAAGTATCAGGGGTGGTTTATCGCGCCTTTGGTGCTTGAAAATGAGCTGCTGAAACACCCCGCTGTCAAGCTAGCTGTAGTGATTGGGGTGCCAAAAGATGACGGGTATCATCCGATGGGTCTGGTCGTTGTGAGGGAAGGTTTTGATGTTAGTGAGGAAGAAATCGAGAAGTTTGTGGAGGAAAGAGTACCGGAGAGGCAGAGGTTGAGAGCTGGGGTGAAGTTTATCAAGTCAGTACCGATGACAGTTACCGGAAAGGTGAAGAGGAGGGAGATCAGGCAGATGGTTTTGGAAGGGCGATGCGAATGA
- the LOC138132737 gene encoding luciferin 4-monooxygenase-like isoform X2, giving the protein MNSTGTNNIIMSDDYVITTGDLKIEATECLGVTMFKHMKKHKDNVAQIDAQTGEKDTYNDLLRRSVRTALHMADKNITRDHIVTLCTHNHMNCVVPYIATQFLGARIASIDPSFSPQEMTHLLKQVQPKILFVIPQSAATIEKILQDISLDSEIVVFGTSTKHTEFSHFVRPHEKEEEFQPVEVENLKDTAAVYFSSGTTGLPKGICINHYSFVNQLVNAMHTENPDYDYMMQQAQRVSFPLTTLGYTSLYWISAGAMLLTSILSGYCRLVCPNFDAKEVWNLIHKYKPVLLTLTAIQAMEMLDEGRPRDVDVKSILSVIVIGSGIPTEYALKLKEQLPDADLSRGYGQTEVCGPLALFRANDRLHRPLMQKPEKIDSVGLPVAGVSYKVVDIDTEKNLGPHQRGELRIKSKFIMNGYFNADSSESFDEDGWLKTGDIVYYDEDCCFYVVDRIKEAFKYQGWFIAPLVLENELLKHPAVKLAVVIGVPKDDGYHPMGLVVVREGFDVSEEEIEKFVEERVPERQRLRAGVKFIKSVPMTVTGKVKRREIRQMVLEGRCE; this is encoded by the exons ATGAATTCAACAGGAACAA ATAATATTATCATGTCTGATGACTATGTCATCACGACAGGAGATCTAAAAATCGAAGCAACTGAATGCCTCGGTGTCACCATGTTTAAACACATGAAGAAGCACAAAGACAACGTAGCTCAG ataGACGCCCAAACAGGAGAAAAAGACACTTACAACGACCTTCTACGACGCTCCGTCAGAACAGCGTTGCATATGGCGGACAAGAACATAACTCGAGATCATATCGTCACTTTGTGCACTCACAACCACATGAACTGCGTAGTTCCTTACATAGCTACACAATTCCTCGGCGCCAGAATAGCCTCCATTGACCCATCGTTCTCACCACAGGAGATGACCCACTTGTTAAAACAAGTCCAGCCAAAGATTTTGTTTGTGATCCCCCAGTCAGCAGCCACGATTGAGAAGATTCTCCAAGACATTTCTTTAGATTCTGAAATTGTGGTCTTCGGAACCAGCACCAAACACACAGAATTTTCGCATTTTGTCAGACCTCACGAAAAAGAAGAAGAGTTCCAACCTGTCGAAGTGGAAAACTTGAAAGACACAGCTGCCGTGTATTTCAGTAGCGGGACAACTGGCTTGCCGAAGGGTATCTGCATAAATCACTACTCCTTTGTCAATCAACTTGTCAACGCCATGCACACAGAAAATCCAGATTACGACTACATGATGCAGCAAGCACAACGAGTGTCGTTTCCGTTGACAACACTGGGTTACACTTCTCTGTATTGGATATCAGCGGGAGCCATGTTGCTTACTAGCATCCTCAGCGGTTACTGTCGCTTGGTTTGTCCAAATTTCGATGCAAAAGAAGTGTGGAATCTGATCCACAAATACAAACCAGTTCTTCTAACGCTGACCGCCATCCAGGCTATGGAGATGCTTGACGAAGGGCGTCCGCGAGACGTCGACGTCAAAAGCATTCTCAGTGTGATTGTGATAGGATCGGGAATTCCCACAGAATACGCTTTGAAACTGAAAGAACAACTCCCAGATGCCGACTTGTCTAGAGGATATGGACAAACTGAAGTGTGTGGACCTCTGGCCTTGTTCAGAGCCAACGATCGGCTCCACAGGCCGCTCATGCAAAAACCTGAAAAAATCGACTCGGTTGGTCTCCCGGTCGCCGGAGTATCCTACAAG GTTGTCGACATTGACACCGAGAAGAACTTGGGGCCACACCAGCGCGGAGAGCTCCGCATCAAATCGAAATTCATCATGAACGGCTACTTCAACGCAGATTCTTCAGAATCGTTCGACGAAGATGGGTGGTTGAAGACGGGAGATATTGTCTACTACGACGAAGACTGCTGTTTCTACGTGGTGGACAGAATTAAAGAGGCTTTCAAGTATCAGGGGTGGTTTATCGCGCCTTTGGTGCTTGAAAATGAGCTGCTGAAACACCCCGCTGTCAAGCTAGCTGTAGTGATTGGGGTGCCAAAAGATGACGGGTATCATCCGATGGGTCTGGTCGTTGTGAGGGAAGGTTTTGATGTTAGTGAGGAAGAAATCGAGAAGTTTGTGGAGGAAAGAGTACCGGAGAGGCAGAGGTTGAGAGCTGGGGTGAAGTTTATCAAGTCAGTACCGATGACAGTTACCGGAAAGGTGAAGAGGAGGGAGATCAGGCAGATGGTTTTGGAAGGGCGATGCGAATGA